Below is a window of Conger conger chromosome 16, fConCon1.1, whole genome shotgun sequence DNA.
CTTGTAGCAATTCGCTACGAGCAAGTAGTACCCACGTAGCTTGATAGTGGTAAGATAGTAATATTTATTTCGCAATACGCCAgcgttatactgtatgtaatccAGAACCGGTTGGAATTTGAATTCAGAAAAGGCTGTGACACCCTCGTCACGATGGCGCTGGGTATTTTTGGGTTGCATCCCTCCGCTCTAGCGTATTGCATGACAACGCTGGGAGCAAGCATGATGAACAGCATGTTCAGCTTCTATTACGTGAAACTTTTCTTAAACAAGTATAAGATATCCGAGGGCGCTTTCCACCAGGCACAAGTGAGTATCTACCGCGATCATCTTCAGATTCATCTACAGTGAAGATAGATCCCCGAGAGAAACGGATGAGTCTCTCTTTTGAGTCATATCTATGTGCACAGCTCTGGGTACTTTTCCCACATCATTGATCTGTAGACATTTCCTGTGATTGACAAGTAAAAAACACCAAAACTTGTGTACAATATAAGTACAGCATACCAAACCAAACAACCTGGTTCCATTTTAAGATACGCCTccctgttgtaaaatccagctatgactagcttgaaataccagcttgAGCTActgaaaccatgttgagtatggagctggttgaACTGGTAAAGCAGCGACtagttgagctgttttttcaccTATGCATTTTTTGCAGGATTAAGATATGCCAAAGGCATACCCAAAATGGTAACCtaaataccccccccccgtcccgcaGGTGGTCTACATGGTGTGGAACGCGGTGAATGACCCGCTGTTCGGGTACCTGCAGGACAACGCTCGGGCGGCCTGCTGTTCCCGCAGGCGGCTCTCTATCCTCTACGGAGCCCCCTTCTACGCCCTGGCCTTTCTGCTGCCCTGGTTCCCCTGGCAAACGTACGCGGCGGGCGACTGGCTGAGCGGCGCCCACCTGGTGGTAGCGCTGTGCGCGTTCGACGGCATGCTGACGTTCGTGCTGCTGGCCCAGTGCGCGCTGTTCGCCGAGATCTCCGCGCAGTACCACAGCCGCCTGCAGCTGGTGCGGTACAGCCAGGCGGCTTCCCTGGTCGGTTCGTCCAGCGTGCTCTTCTGCGGCCTGCTGTCCAGCAACATGGACGACTTCGCCGCCTTCCAGAAGGTGGCGGTCACCGTGGCGATGCTGGCCTGCTTCAGCATGGCGTACACGGGCCTCTACAGCGAGAGCCGCTTCGATAGCAAGGCTTCGGACCACGCCCCGGGCCCCTCCCAGCCGGCGCTGTCCCTCAGGGCCGTGATCTCTCTGACCGGGCAGATCTTGGCCCAGCGGGACTTCCAGCTCTTTGTGCTGATGAACTTCTTCCAGGTGTTTATGGTGGCCTTCTGCAGCAACTTCACCCTCATCTTCGTTGACCATCTCATTCCTCCCAACGTCCTTCCCTCGTTCGCAAAGAGCCTGATGTACGGAGCCGGCTTCATCTGTCCACAGGTCTGTCCCCAAATGTACCAGTACCTCTacagcaggggtcggcaaccctggtcctggagagccgcagggtgtgctggctttcgtctccaccttaaaataagcaaccgattcagacccaagaaaccaggtgaggtgagttaactgtgtaatcaacggctttcattaatcaattaatgccaagtaacaacgaaagccagcacaccctgcggctctccaggaccagggttgccgacccctgctctacagtATCACGGGTATGACGGCGCACTGCAACAAATCCATGTTTTGTTCTCTTGCATGTGAACTTTCTCTATTTACAATTTGGCAGACATTGTCTAAATAAAACAACTTCCAAAATTAcctttgcattgcattacattatacgttacattttatttagcagaaacGTTTATCCAAGGCGATGTAGAAGTGCCTACCAAAGGTCACTAGAACAAATACAAGCACAGGTCAATATACAAGTACAATTTTATCATAAAGCATCAGCTATCCATAGCCATGAACATCTAGTCTAGTTCCACGCAGTAAAGCTTCACCTAAGCCTTTAAGCTGATATCACATTATCTctcttctctgtctttctcttcctctcgctTCTATCTTTCTACttttctccacctctctctgtcactccccttctctctccctccagctctTAGTGCTGTGCAGTCAGGGCCTGCTGCAGCAGGTAGGGTATTACAGGCTGATCCTTCTGAGTTTCTACCTGGAGGCGGCCATGGCCGTGATCATGTTCCTGCTGGGTCCTCAGCACTACTACTTCCTGGCACTTTTTCTCACCACCGTTATGTGAGTCGCTGTTAACGGCAATGCTTCTACCTGTGTTCGTGTAGCCtcagtgaggtgaggtgtgttttacatgcatgtgtgtgtgtgtgtgtgtgtgtgtgtgttttattcagggTGCTTGTCCAGGCTGCCTTCAGTCTCTTTAACTTACCTCTGGCGGACATCATCGACTCAGACCTTCAGAAATACAAGCGGAGGTGAGGTttaacccctctctctgtctcacaaaAAACTAGCCAGTCACATTGTACTGAAAATGAGTCCTTCTTTCAGTGACACCCCCCCCCTTAAAAACCTCATCACAGCATTCCTGCTCAGTCCTGCCAACAGTCTCCTGTTCTTGAGAGCACGGTTAGCTCATAGTGTGTTCTAGTGGTGGTAAGTGCATAACACTTTTTAGTGATGGTTGCTTTGTAATGGACTATGTTTGATTGCCTCTGCTGTGTCtagctcccctctctcctccatggtATTCGGGACCAATGCGTTGTTCACCAAGCCCGCCCAGTCTCTGGCCCCTATGCTGGTGGTATCCATTCTCAACCAGTTTGGCTATGAACAGCTTAAGGA
It encodes the following:
- the mfsd13al gene encoding transmembrane protein 180-like isoform X2 — encoded protein: MALGIFGLHPSALAYCMTTLGASMMNSMFSFYYVKLFLNKYKISEGAFHQAQVVYMVWNAVNDPLFGYLQDNARAACCSRRRLSILYGAPFYALAFLLPWFPWQTYAAGDWLSGAHLVVALCAFDGMLTFVLLAQCALFAEISAQYHSRLQLVRYSQAASLVGSSSVLFCGLLSSNMDDFAAFQKVAVTVAMLACFSMAYTGLYSESRFDSKASDHAPGPSQPALSLRAVISLTGQILAQRDFQLFVLMNFFQVFMVAFCSNFTLIFVDHLIPPNVLPSFAKSLMYGAGFICPQLLVLCSQGLLQQVGYYRLILLSFYLEAAMAVIMFLLGPQHYYFLALFLTTVMVLVQAAFSLFNLPLADIIDSDLQKYKRSDTPPLKNLITAFLLSPANSLLFLRARLAHSVF
- the mfsd13al gene encoding transmembrane protein 180-like isoform X1, coding for MALGIFGLHPSALAYCMTTLGASMMNSMFSFYYVKLFLNKYKISEGAFHQAQVVYMVWNAVNDPLFGYLQDNARAACCSRRRLSILYGAPFYALAFLLPWFPWQTYAAGDWLSGAHLVVALCAFDGMLTFVLLAQCALFAEISAQYHSRLQLVRYSQAASLVGSSSVLFCGLLSSNMDDFAAFQKVAVTVAMLACFSMAYTGLYSESRFDSKASDHAPGPSQPALSLRAVISLTGQILAQRDFQLFVLMNFFQVFMVAFCSNFTLIFVDHLIPPNVLPSFAKSLMYGAGFICPQLLVLCSQGLLQQVGYYRLILLSFYLEAAMAVIMFLLGPQHYYFLALFLTTVMVLVQAAFSLFNLPLADIIDSDLQKYKRSSPLSSMVFGTNALFTKPAQSLAPMLVVSILNQFGYEQLKDAGTTADPSSLQALHGAMFFLVCLAPLCVAVAQIMAWRPFSIRDSHTVDAKYTDT